Proteins from one Malaya genurostris strain Urasoe2022 chromosome 2, Malgen_1.1, whole genome shotgun sequence genomic window:
- the LOC131430162 gene encoding zinc finger protein 236-like isoform X2, whose translation MEPTTGGKGNVEQIKVEPDFYFPIGENYGHGDDDYVDDSMDDDDFEDEEDLQIHQIDLDSPVKQKTHTGERPYRCEICNFSSAQSCNLQSHYRRTHGVDPKSDPQLFEQLRQQASTADGGSPSSSGISWPQQSGGALPKLLPKPSGDGSQPIDCCVCEEPFFDRDLLLIHEETHVPEAPFECRYCGNVYSVLTIFRSHINLHRNTLRMSAGGNQSGRQSQSGIRVLPNGPVATRKLSSDSTNTNNVLNANQPFVPSNDAQYPYKCVECKENFQKHQLYFHMKVHLKQKNIFSKKSLKCDKCGKVFEKELTLKKHMDMAHPTASNASSGNPLLLEALQADVKPSSPSSPVIIDDDLPQEVKVKDEPESALGDDEVNSTVSDNPILTQLLNNDSEVSTNPPGITSRDGSPVEGGFVISAVATVDHSFLEQLDAMERGQQFTSEQQVQQMPPLRRMPVLEESLRRPPVTPVNHNAVASRPLNSGPYRCSFCAKLFNEHFGLRQHIRAMHYSEKRHKCKECGKKFTLGITLATHLRIHTAVQPFTCIVCYKTFTRSSSLNGHLSSHSYGRVKCAECGEYQINVFNYMKHIEKFHPDFLKNVTSYRQKAEAVLQRRRDLILEITRGLAKHRSEMPNVLARLRGEVSKVDTTRNDSKEVISNENSEEVSSSEQVVVKREKAESSQSEVVSSASDENDLPALRAELRKRPLRSNTRSNDLEELVLPPARKSLRSNANSSPNLKRLLEQDNSSSSEDVSHQEVL comes from the exons atggaaccgACGACCGGTGGCAAGGGAAACGTCGAGCAGATCAAGGTTGAGCCGGATTTTTACTTTCCCATTGGAGAGAACTACGGTCACGGGGATGACGACTACGTCGATGACAGCATGGACGATGACGATTTCGAGGACGAGGAGGACCTGCAAATCCATCAGATCGATCTGGACAGTCCGGTGAAGCAAAA GACCCATACCGGTGAGAGACCATACCGATGCGAGATCTGTAACTTTTCATCAGCCCAATCCTGTAATCTGCAATCCCATTACCGACGAACTCACGGTGTGGACCCAAAAAGTGACCCTCAGCTATTTGAACAACTTCGGCAGCAAGCATCGACAGCGGATGGTGGCAGCCCTAGTAGTTCGGGCATTTCCTGGCCCCAGCAATCTGGTGGTGCACTTCCCAAGCTACTGCCGAAACCTTCCGGTGATGGTAGTCAGCCCATTGATTGTTGCGTGTGCGAGGAACCGTTCTTTGATAGGGATCTTCTGCTGATCCACGAGGAAACGCACGTCCCCGAGGCACCGTTTGAATGTCGTTATTGCGGCAATGTTTATTCtgttttgacgatttttcgaTCCCATATAAACTTGCATCGTAACACTCTTAGAATGAGCGCTGGTGGAAATCAATCTGGTCGGCAGTCCCAATCCGGAATTCGTGTTCTACCGAATGGACCAGTTGCAACCCGAAAACTATCTTCAGATAGCACAAACACTAACAACGTGCTAAATGCCAACCAACCATTTGTTCCGAGCAACGATGCCCAATATCCTTACAAATGTGTAGAGTGTAAAGAAAATTTCCAGAAGCATCAACTTTATTTTCATATGAAAGTGCATCTTAAACAGAAGAATATTTTCTCCAAAAAAAGTTTGAAGTGTGACAAATGCGGAAAAGTGTTCGAGAAGGAATTGACCCTGAAGAAACATATGGACATGGCCCATCCGACTGCATCCAATGCCTCTAGCGGAAATCCTTTGTTGCTGGAAGCACTTCAAGCCGACGTTAAACCGTCGTCTCCAAGCTCACCCGTCATCATAGACGACGATCTTCCACAAGAAGTTAAAGTGAAAGATGAACCCGAAAGTGCCCTCGGTGACGATGAAGTGAATTCAACAGTGTCCGATAATCCCATCTTGACGCAACTCCTGAACAATGACAGTGAAGTTTCAACTAACCCACCGGGCATAACATCTCGTGATGGTTCACCAGTGGAGGGTGGATTTGTCATCAGTGCCGTGGCCACGGTCGATCATAGTTTCCTCGAACAACTGGACGCCATGGAACGTGGTCAACAGTTCACAAGCGAACAACAAGTACAACAAATGCCTCCCTTGCGACGAATGCCCGTGCTGGAGGAGAG tcttCGCCGTCCACCGGTTACTCCTGTCAATCATAATGCGGTAGCATCCAGGCCACTGAATTCAGGTCCATACCGTTGCTCCTTCTGTGCGAAATTATTCAACGAACATTTCGGACTCCGACAGCACATACGCGCCATGCATTACTCCGAGAAACGCCACAAGTGTAAGGAATGTGGTAAAAAGTTTACGTTGGGTATCACCTTGGCGACCCACCTGAGAATTCACACTGCCGTTCAACCGTTCACGTGTATCGTATGCTACAAAACGTTCACCAGGTCGTCCTCGCTCAATGGCCATCTATCGTCCCACTCGTACGGTCGAGTCAAATGTGCTGAGTGTGGCGAATATCAGATCAATGTGTTCAACTACATGAAACACATCGAAAAGTTCCATccggattttttgaaaaatgttacatcGTACAGACAGAAGGCGGAAGCGGTACTACAAAGACGTCGAGATTTGATCCTGGAAATTACCCGGGGTTTAGCGAAACATCGCTCGGAAATGCCCAACGTATTGGCTCGTCTGCGAGGTGAAGTGTCGAAAGTAGATACAACTAGAAACGACAGTAAAGAAGTAATATCAAACGAAAATTCGGAGGAAGTAAGCTCAAGCGAACAGGTTGTGGTTAAAAGGGAAAAGGCCGAATCCAGTCAGTCAGAAGTTGTGAGTTCAGCGTCGGACGAAAATGATCTCCCAGCGCTGCGCGCCGAATTGAGAAAACGTCCGCTCAGAAGCAACACGCGTTCGAATGATTTGGAAGAATTAGTCTTGCCACCCGCCAGGAAATCACTTCGTTCAAATGCTAATTCATCACCGAATTTGAAACGATTGCTAGAACAAGATAATTCCTCTTCCAGCGAGGATGTTTCCCACCAAGAGGTACTGTGA
- the LOC131430164 gene encoding NADH dehydrogenase [ubiquinone] 1 alpha subcomplex subunit 13 translates to MSTPPARLQEMPPRGGYQRILYERVPAKKYFKGWQLIAAYAGFTTFGLSLYYLNCKENQRDEVENRSARNVMYAVLLAERDREYLKQIRRNRDEEAELMKNVKGWEVGTWYGEPVFKTLPKDKFIDPTFQEFYVHTTNKDMAKRKNIKLWS, encoded by the exons ATGAGCACTCCTCCAGCTAGGCTACAAGAGATGCCACCAAGAGGTGGCTATCAAAGAATACTTTATGAAAGAGTTCCagcgaaaaaatatttcaaag GATGGCAGCTGATCGCCGCTTACGCTGGTTTTACCACATTCGGCCTATCATTGTACTACTTGAACTGCAAAGAAAACCAACGCGACGAGGTGGAGAATCGCTCCGCACGGAATGTTATGTATGCGGTGCTACTGGCCGAGCGTGATCGGGAGTATCTGAAGCAGATCAGACGAAACCGCGATGAGGAGGCAGAACTCATGAAGAATGTTAAAGGCTGGGAAGTAGGAACCTGGTATGGCGAGCCAGTGTTCAAGACCTTACCGAAGGATAAGTTTATTGATCCAACCTTCCAAGAGTTTTATGTTCATACTACAAACAAGGATATGGCAAAACGTAAGAACATCAAACTTTGGAGCTAA
- the LOC131430162 gene encoding zinc finger protein 236-like isoform X1 codes for MEPTTGGKGNVEQIKVEPDFYFPIGENYGHGDDDYVDDSMDDDDFEDEEDLQIHQIDLDSPVKQKLVEETFTVISDSSIKEKMHECKVCGKTVSHAGHLQRHHRIHSGERPFVCELCDKAFIESSSLKVHLRTHTGERPYRCEICNFSSAQSCNLQSHYRRTHGVDPKSDPQLFEQLRQQASTADGGSPSSSGISWPQQSGGALPKLLPKPSGDGSQPIDCCVCEEPFFDRDLLLIHEETHVPEAPFECRYCGNVYSVLTIFRSHINLHRNTLRMSAGGNQSGRQSQSGIRVLPNGPVATRKLSSDSTNTNNVLNANQPFVPSNDAQYPYKCVECKENFQKHQLYFHMKVHLKQKNIFSKKSLKCDKCGKVFEKELTLKKHMDMAHPTASNASSGNPLLLEALQADVKPSSPSSPVIIDDDLPQEVKVKDEPESALGDDEVNSTVSDNPILTQLLNNDSEVSTNPPGITSRDGSPVEGGFVISAVATVDHSFLEQLDAMERGQQFTSEQQVQQMPPLRRMPVLEESLRRPPVTPVNHNAVASRPLNSGPYRCSFCAKLFNEHFGLRQHIRAMHYSEKRHKCKECGKKFTLGITLATHLRIHTAVQPFTCIVCYKTFTRSSSLNGHLSSHSYGRVKCAECGEYQINVFNYMKHIEKFHPDFLKNVTSYRQKAEAVLQRRRDLILEITRGLAKHRSEMPNVLARLRGEVSKVDTTRNDSKEVISNENSEEVSSSEQVVVKREKAESSQSEVVSSASDENDLPALRAELRKRPLRSNTRSNDLEELVLPPARKSLRSNANSSPNLKRLLEQDNSSSSEDVSHQEVL; via the exons atggaaccgACGACCGGTGGCAAGGGAAACGTCGAGCAGATCAAGGTTGAGCCGGATTTTTACTTTCCCATTGGAGAGAACTACGGTCACGGGGATGACGACTACGTCGATGACAGCATGGACGATGACGATTTCGAGGACGAGGAGGACCTGCAAATCCATCAGATCGATCTGGACAGTCCGGTGAAGCAAAAGTTAGTGGAAGAAACTTTCACGGTGATAAGTGACAGTAGTATTAAGGAGAAAATGCATGAATGTAAAGTTTGTGGGAAAACGGTGTCCCATGCGGGCCACCTTCAGCGGCACCACAGGATTCATAGTGGGGAAAGGCCCTTTGTTTGCGAGCTCTGCGATAAAGCGTTTATTGAGTCTTCCAGCTTGAAAGTTCATCTTAG GACCCATACCGGTGAGAGACCATACCGATGCGAGATCTGTAACTTTTCATCAGCCCAATCCTGTAATCTGCAATCCCATTACCGACGAACTCACGGTGTGGACCCAAAAAGTGACCCTCAGCTATTTGAACAACTTCGGCAGCAAGCATCGACAGCGGATGGTGGCAGCCCTAGTAGTTCGGGCATTTCCTGGCCCCAGCAATCTGGTGGTGCACTTCCCAAGCTACTGCCGAAACCTTCCGGTGATGGTAGTCAGCCCATTGATTGTTGCGTGTGCGAGGAACCGTTCTTTGATAGGGATCTTCTGCTGATCCACGAGGAAACGCACGTCCCCGAGGCACCGTTTGAATGTCGTTATTGCGGCAATGTTTATTCtgttttgacgatttttcgaTCCCATATAAACTTGCATCGTAACACTCTTAGAATGAGCGCTGGTGGAAATCAATCTGGTCGGCAGTCCCAATCCGGAATTCGTGTTCTACCGAATGGACCAGTTGCAACCCGAAAACTATCTTCAGATAGCACAAACACTAACAACGTGCTAAATGCCAACCAACCATTTGTTCCGAGCAACGATGCCCAATATCCTTACAAATGTGTAGAGTGTAAAGAAAATTTCCAGAAGCATCAACTTTATTTTCATATGAAAGTGCATCTTAAACAGAAGAATATTTTCTCCAAAAAAAGTTTGAAGTGTGACAAATGCGGAAAAGTGTTCGAGAAGGAATTGACCCTGAAGAAACATATGGACATGGCCCATCCGACTGCATCCAATGCCTCTAGCGGAAATCCTTTGTTGCTGGAAGCACTTCAAGCCGACGTTAAACCGTCGTCTCCAAGCTCACCCGTCATCATAGACGACGATCTTCCACAAGAAGTTAAAGTGAAAGATGAACCCGAAAGTGCCCTCGGTGACGATGAAGTGAATTCAACAGTGTCCGATAATCCCATCTTGACGCAACTCCTGAACAATGACAGTGAAGTTTCAACTAACCCACCGGGCATAACATCTCGTGATGGTTCACCAGTGGAGGGTGGATTTGTCATCAGTGCCGTGGCCACGGTCGATCATAGTTTCCTCGAACAACTGGACGCCATGGAACGTGGTCAACAGTTCACAAGCGAACAACAAGTACAACAAATGCCTCCCTTGCGACGAATGCCCGTGCTGGAGGAGAG tcttCGCCGTCCACCGGTTACTCCTGTCAATCATAATGCGGTAGCATCCAGGCCACTGAATTCAGGTCCATACCGTTGCTCCTTCTGTGCGAAATTATTCAACGAACATTTCGGACTCCGACAGCACATACGCGCCATGCATTACTCCGAGAAACGCCACAAGTGTAAGGAATGTGGTAAAAAGTTTACGTTGGGTATCACCTTGGCGACCCACCTGAGAATTCACACTGCCGTTCAACCGTTCACGTGTATCGTATGCTACAAAACGTTCACCAGGTCGTCCTCGCTCAATGGCCATCTATCGTCCCACTCGTACGGTCGAGTCAAATGTGCTGAGTGTGGCGAATATCAGATCAATGTGTTCAACTACATGAAACACATCGAAAAGTTCCATccggattttttgaaaaatgttacatcGTACAGACAGAAGGCGGAAGCGGTACTACAAAGACGTCGAGATTTGATCCTGGAAATTACCCGGGGTTTAGCGAAACATCGCTCGGAAATGCCCAACGTATTGGCTCGTCTGCGAGGTGAAGTGTCGAAAGTAGATACAACTAGAAACGACAGTAAAGAAGTAATATCAAACGAAAATTCGGAGGAAGTAAGCTCAAGCGAACAGGTTGTGGTTAAAAGGGAAAAGGCCGAATCCAGTCAGTCAGAAGTTGTGAGTTCAGCGTCGGACGAAAATGATCTCCCAGCGCTGCGCGCCGAATTGAGAAAACGTCCGCTCAGAAGCAACACGCGTTCGAATGATTTGGAAGAATTAGTCTTGCCACCCGCCAGGAAATCACTTCGTTCAAATGCTAATTCATCACCGAATTTGAAACGATTGCTAGAACAAGATAATTCCTCTTCCAGCGAGGATGTTTCCCACCAAGAGGTACTGTGA